One genomic window of Osmia bicornis bicornis chromosome 5, iOsmBic2.1, whole genome shotgun sequence includes the following:
- the LOC114876893 gene encoding JNK-interacting protein 1 isoform X3: MADTEFEEFRQYFERLPQHLKAPLSNYTLVHDVMIDDSPTSSQGSDAEVGRSCDGVAGDSEDEEVVVIHRHDNQSGHTSGDDSEDLDHNCSIVADSDFRLVTSRGRSAGVGGPGPGGGSTTVSGNGGRDSVFSDVGDSCSSLSSWPTPEHVPSNRPGSGGTERRRRRLPEIPKTKKSVGQMFMQSSSSLADELNAAAGSTGSTRPHLSLRKCHSRLRHEDSSPDSERMATDSGHSTAHSPENGPKSVSPIPCNTLQNTDSVSPSSTPGSGGVPFTQLELLEATHRGLHKFVPRHHDEIDLEIGDPIYVQKEADDLWCEGVNLRTGRQGIFPSAYAVDMDYSDFDPSAPKVKRERYLLGYLGSVETLAHKGTGVVCQAVRRIVGNSQESPVSQSCILEVSDQGLRMVDRSKPRKNQGPCHDYFYSLKNVSFCAFHPRDHRYLGFITKHPTLQRFACHVFIGQESTRPVAEAVGRAFHRFYTKFIETAFPVEDIYIE; encoded by the exons ATGGCCGACACCGAGTTCGAGGAATTTCGGCAGTACTTCGAGAGACTTCCGCAGCATCTGAAAGCACCCCTTTCGAATTACAC ATTAGTTCACGATGTGATGATAGACGATTCCCCGACCTCGTCGCAAGGTAGCGACGCAGAGGTCGGGAGATCTTGTGACGGGGTCGCTGGCGATTCCGAGGACGAGGAAGTGGTGGTCATACATCGACACGACAATCAGAGTGGACACACTTCCGGGGACGATAGCGAAGATCTCGATCACAATTGTTCCATTGTAGCGGACAGCGACTTTAGGTTGGTAACCTC CAGGGGTCGATCGGCAGGCGTCGGTGGACCGGGTCCTGGCGGAGGTAGCACTACCGTTTCCGGTAACGGTGGTAGAGACAGTGTGTTCAGTGACGTTGGTGATTCCTGTTCGAGCCTCAGTTCCTGGCCGACACCGGAACATGTGCCCTCGAATCGTCCAGGAAGCGGTGGTACCGAGCGTAGACGTCGAAGACTACCGGAAATAcctaaaacaaaaaaat CCGTTGGTCAGATGTTCATGCAGTCGTCGTCGTCTTTGGCGGACGAACTTAACGCGGCTGCTGGCTCGACGGGTTCCACACGACCGCATTTAAGTTTAAGAAAATGTCACTCGAGGCTTCGCCACGAGGACAGTTCGCCCGACAGCGAGCGAATGGCGACTGACAGTGGCCATTCTACTGCCCACTCGCCGGAAAACGGGCCGAAAAGCGTGTCACCGATACCCTGCAACACCCTGCAGAACACGGACTCTGTGTCGCCCAGTAGTACACCAG GAAGCGGCGGTGTGCCGTTTACTCAACTGGAGCTGCTGGAGGCGACGCATCGAGGACTCCACAAATTCGTGCCAAGACATCACGATGAGATCGATCTTGAAATCGGTGATCCTATTTACGTTCAGAAGGAGGCTGATGATCTATGGTGCGAAG GTGTGAACCTGAGAACAGGTCGTCAAGGTATATTCCCCTCGGCATACGCGGTGGACATGGATTACAGTGATTTTGATCCGTCAGCGCCGAAAGTGAAGAGGGAACGATATCTTCTGGGTTACTTGGGATCCGTGGAAACGTTGGCGCACAAGGGTACAGGGGTGGTTTGTCAAGCTGTTCGAAGAATCGTTGGAAATTCTCAGGAATCACCGGTATCGCAGAGTTGTATCTTGGAAGTATCCGATCAGGGTCTTCGAATGGTTGACAGGAGTAAACCACGG AAGAATCAGGGTCCTTGCCACGATTATTTCTACTCGCTGAAGAACGTTTCCTTTTGTGCGTTTCATCCTCGCGATCATCGCTACCTCGGCTTCATCACGAAGCATCCTACCTTGCAAAGGTTCGCTTGCCACGTGTTCATTGGGCAAGAATCTACCAGGCCCGTTGCCGAAGCTGTCGG GCGTGCTTTCCATCGGTTCTACACGAAGTTCATCGAGACTGCTTTCCCGGTAGAAGATATCTATATCGAATAG
- the LOC114876893 gene encoding JNK-interacting protein 1 isoform X2: protein MADTEFEEFRQYFERLPQHLKAPLSNYTLVHDVMIDDSPTSSQGSDAEVGRSCDGVAGDSEDEEVVVIHRHDNQSGHTSGDDSEDLDHNCSIVADSDFSLFGGLSSRGRSAGVGGPGPGGGSTTVSGNGGRDSVFSDVGDSCSSLSSWPTPEHVPSNRPGSGGTERRRRRLPEIPKTKKSVGQMFMQSSSSLADELNAAAGSTGSTRPHLSLRKCHSRLRHEDSSPDSERMATDSGHSTAHSPENGPKSVSPIPCNTLQNTDSVSPSSTPGSGGVPFTQLELLEATHRGLHKFVPRHHDEIDLEIGDPIYVQKEADDLWCEGVNLRTGRQGIFPSAYAVDMDYSDFDPSAPKVKRERYLLGYLGSVETLAHKGTGVVCQAVRRIVGNSQESPVSQSCILEVSDQGLRMVDRSKPRKNQGPCHDYFYSLKNVSFCAFHPRDHRYLGFITKHPTLQRFACHVFIGQESTRPVAEAVGRAFHRFYTKFIETAFPVEDIYIE, encoded by the exons ATGGCCGACACCGAGTTCGAGGAATTTCGGCAGTACTTCGAGAGACTTCCGCAGCATCTGAAAGCACCCCTTTCGAATTACAC ATTAGTTCACGATGTGATGATAGACGATTCCCCGACCTCGTCGCAAGGTAGCGACGCAGAGGTCGGGAGATCTTGTGACGGGGTCGCTGGCGATTCCGAGGACGAGGAAGTGGTGGTCATACATCGACACGACAATCAGAGTGGACACACTTCCGGGGACGATAGCGAAGATCTCGATCACAATTGTTCCATTGTAGCGGACAGCGACTTTAG CTTGTTCGGTGGACTGAGCAGCAGGGGTCGATCGGCAGGCGTCGGTGGACCGGGTCCTGGCGGAGGTAGCACTACCGTTTCCGGTAACGGTGGTAGAGACAGTGTGTTCAGTGACGTTGGTGATTCCTGTTCGAGCCTCAGTTCCTGGCCGACACCGGAACATGTGCCCTCGAATCGTCCAGGAAGCGGTGGTACCGAGCGTAGACGTCGAAGACTACCGGAAATAcctaaaacaaaaaaat CCGTTGGTCAGATGTTCATGCAGTCGTCGTCGTCTTTGGCGGACGAACTTAACGCGGCTGCTGGCTCGACGGGTTCCACACGACCGCATTTAAGTTTAAGAAAATGTCACTCGAGGCTTCGCCACGAGGACAGTTCGCCCGACAGCGAGCGAATGGCGACTGACAGTGGCCATTCTACTGCCCACTCGCCGGAAAACGGGCCGAAAAGCGTGTCACCGATACCCTGCAACACCCTGCAGAACACGGACTCTGTGTCGCCCAGTAGTACACCAG GAAGCGGCGGTGTGCCGTTTACTCAACTGGAGCTGCTGGAGGCGACGCATCGAGGACTCCACAAATTCGTGCCAAGACATCACGATGAGATCGATCTTGAAATCGGTGATCCTATTTACGTTCAGAAGGAGGCTGATGATCTATGGTGCGAAG GTGTGAACCTGAGAACAGGTCGTCAAGGTATATTCCCCTCGGCATACGCGGTGGACATGGATTACAGTGATTTTGATCCGTCAGCGCCGAAAGTGAAGAGGGAACGATATCTTCTGGGTTACTTGGGATCCGTGGAAACGTTGGCGCACAAGGGTACAGGGGTGGTTTGTCAAGCTGTTCGAAGAATCGTTGGAAATTCTCAGGAATCACCGGTATCGCAGAGTTGTATCTTGGAAGTATCCGATCAGGGTCTTCGAATGGTTGACAGGAGTAAACCACGG AAGAATCAGGGTCCTTGCCACGATTATTTCTACTCGCTGAAGAACGTTTCCTTTTGTGCGTTTCATCCTCGCGATCATCGCTACCTCGGCTTCATCACGAAGCATCCTACCTTGCAAAGGTTCGCTTGCCACGTGTTCATTGGGCAAGAATCTACCAGGCCCGTTGCCGAAGCTGTCGG GCGTGCTTTCCATCGGTTCTACACGAAGTTCATCGAGACTGCTTTCCCGGTAGAAGATATCTATATCGAATAG
- the LOC114876893 gene encoding JNK-interacting protein 1 isoform X4, whose translation MADTEFEEFRQYFERLPQHLKAPLSNYTLVHDVMIDDSPTSSQGSDAEVGRSCDGVAGDSEDEEVVVIHRHDNQSGHTSGDDSEDLDHNCSIVADSDFSRGRSAGVGGPGPGGGSTTVSGNGGRDSVFSDVGDSCSSLSSWPTPEHVPSNRPGSGGTERRRRRLPEIPKTKKSVGQMFMQSSSSLADELNAAAGSTGSTRPHLSLRKCHSRLRHEDSSPDSERMATDSGHSTAHSPENGPKSVSPIPCNTLQNTDSVSPSSTPGSGGVPFTQLELLEATHRGLHKFVPRHHDEIDLEIGDPIYVQKEADDLWCEGVNLRTGRQGIFPSAYAVDMDYSDFDPSAPKVKRERYLLGYLGSVETLAHKGTGVVCQAVRRIVGNSQESPVSQSCILEVSDQGLRMVDRSKPRKNQGPCHDYFYSLKNVSFCAFHPRDHRYLGFITKHPTLQRFACHVFIGQESTRPVAEAVGRAFHRFYTKFIETAFPVEDIYIE comes from the exons ATGGCCGACACCGAGTTCGAGGAATTTCGGCAGTACTTCGAGAGACTTCCGCAGCATCTGAAAGCACCCCTTTCGAATTACAC ATTAGTTCACGATGTGATGATAGACGATTCCCCGACCTCGTCGCAAGGTAGCGACGCAGAGGTCGGGAGATCTTGTGACGGGGTCGCTGGCGATTCCGAGGACGAGGAAGTGGTGGTCATACATCGACACGACAATCAGAGTGGACACACTTCCGGGGACGATAGCGAAGATCTCGATCACAATTGTTCCATTGTAGCGGACAGCGACTTTAG CAGGGGTCGATCGGCAGGCGTCGGTGGACCGGGTCCTGGCGGAGGTAGCACTACCGTTTCCGGTAACGGTGGTAGAGACAGTGTGTTCAGTGACGTTGGTGATTCCTGTTCGAGCCTCAGTTCCTGGCCGACACCGGAACATGTGCCCTCGAATCGTCCAGGAAGCGGTGGTACCGAGCGTAGACGTCGAAGACTACCGGAAATAcctaaaacaaaaaaat CCGTTGGTCAGATGTTCATGCAGTCGTCGTCGTCTTTGGCGGACGAACTTAACGCGGCTGCTGGCTCGACGGGTTCCACACGACCGCATTTAAGTTTAAGAAAATGTCACTCGAGGCTTCGCCACGAGGACAGTTCGCCCGACAGCGAGCGAATGGCGACTGACAGTGGCCATTCTACTGCCCACTCGCCGGAAAACGGGCCGAAAAGCGTGTCACCGATACCCTGCAACACCCTGCAGAACACGGACTCTGTGTCGCCCAGTAGTACACCAG GAAGCGGCGGTGTGCCGTTTACTCAACTGGAGCTGCTGGAGGCGACGCATCGAGGACTCCACAAATTCGTGCCAAGACATCACGATGAGATCGATCTTGAAATCGGTGATCCTATTTACGTTCAGAAGGAGGCTGATGATCTATGGTGCGAAG GTGTGAACCTGAGAACAGGTCGTCAAGGTATATTCCCCTCGGCATACGCGGTGGACATGGATTACAGTGATTTTGATCCGTCAGCGCCGAAAGTGAAGAGGGAACGATATCTTCTGGGTTACTTGGGATCCGTGGAAACGTTGGCGCACAAGGGTACAGGGGTGGTTTGTCAAGCTGTTCGAAGAATCGTTGGAAATTCTCAGGAATCACCGGTATCGCAGAGTTGTATCTTGGAAGTATCCGATCAGGGTCTTCGAATGGTTGACAGGAGTAAACCACGG AAGAATCAGGGTCCTTGCCACGATTATTTCTACTCGCTGAAGAACGTTTCCTTTTGTGCGTTTCATCCTCGCGATCATCGCTACCTCGGCTTCATCACGAAGCATCCTACCTTGCAAAGGTTCGCTTGCCACGTGTTCATTGGGCAAGAATCTACCAGGCCCGTTGCCGAAGCTGTCGG GCGTGCTTTCCATCGGTTCTACACGAAGTTCATCGAGACTGCTTTCCCGGTAGAAGATATCTATATCGAATAG
- the LOC114876893 gene encoding JNK-interacting protein 1 isoform X1, translating to MADTEFEEFRQYFERLPQHLKAPLSNYTLVHDVMIDDSPTSSQGSDAEVGRSCDGVAGDSEDEEVVVIHRHDNQSGHTSGDDSEDLDHNCSIVADSDFRLVTSLFGGLSSRGRSAGVGGPGPGGGSTTVSGNGGRDSVFSDVGDSCSSLSSWPTPEHVPSNRPGSGGTERRRRRLPEIPKTKKSVGQMFMQSSSSLADELNAAAGSTGSTRPHLSLRKCHSRLRHEDSSPDSERMATDSGHSTAHSPENGPKSVSPIPCNTLQNTDSVSPSSTPGSGGVPFTQLELLEATHRGLHKFVPRHHDEIDLEIGDPIYVQKEADDLWCEGVNLRTGRQGIFPSAYAVDMDYSDFDPSAPKVKRERYLLGYLGSVETLAHKGTGVVCQAVRRIVGNSQESPVSQSCILEVSDQGLRMVDRSKPRKNQGPCHDYFYSLKNVSFCAFHPRDHRYLGFITKHPTLQRFACHVFIGQESTRPVAEAVGRAFHRFYTKFIETAFPVEDIYIE from the exons ATGGCCGACACCGAGTTCGAGGAATTTCGGCAGTACTTCGAGAGACTTCCGCAGCATCTGAAAGCACCCCTTTCGAATTACAC ATTAGTTCACGATGTGATGATAGACGATTCCCCGACCTCGTCGCAAGGTAGCGACGCAGAGGTCGGGAGATCTTGTGACGGGGTCGCTGGCGATTCCGAGGACGAGGAAGTGGTGGTCATACATCGACACGACAATCAGAGTGGACACACTTCCGGGGACGATAGCGAAGATCTCGATCACAATTGTTCCATTGTAGCGGACAGCGACTTTAGGTTGGTAACCTC CTTGTTCGGTGGACTGAGCAGCAGGGGTCGATCGGCAGGCGTCGGTGGACCGGGTCCTGGCGGAGGTAGCACTACCGTTTCCGGTAACGGTGGTAGAGACAGTGTGTTCAGTGACGTTGGTGATTCCTGTTCGAGCCTCAGTTCCTGGCCGACACCGGAACATGTGCCCTCGAATCGTCCAGGAAGCGGTGGTACCGAGCGTAGACGTCGAAGACTACCGGAAATAcctaaaacaaaaaaat CCGTTGGTCAGATGTTCATGCAGTCGTCGTCGTCTTTGGCGGACGAACTTAACGCGGCTGCTGGCTCGACGGGTTCCACACGACCGCATTTAAGTTTAAGAAAATGTCACTCGAGGCTTCGCCACGAGGACAGTTCGCCCGACAGCGAGCGAATGGCGACTGACAGTGGCCATTCTACTGCCCACTCGCCGGAAAACGGGCCGAAAAGCGTGTCACCGATACCCTGCAACACCCTGCAGAACACGGACTCTGTGTCGCCCAGTAGTACACCAG GAAGCGGCGGTGTGCCGTTTACTCAACTGGAGCTGCTGGAGGCGACGCATCGAGGACTCCACAAATTCGTGCCAAGACATCACGATGAGATCGATCTTGAAATCGGTGATCCTATTTACGTTCAGAAGGAGGCTGATGATCTATGGTGCGAAG GTGTGAACCTGAGAACAGGTCGTCAAGGTATATTCCCCTCGGCATACGCGGTGGACATGGATTACAGTGATTTTGATCCGTCAGCGCCGAAAGTGAAGAGGGAACGATATCTTCTGGGTTACTTGGGATCCGTGGAAACGTTGGCGCACAAGGGTACAGGGGTGGTTTGTCAAGCTGTTCGAAGAATCGTTGGAAATTCTCAGGAATCACCGGTATCGCAGAGTTGTATCTTGGAAGTATCCGATCAGGGTCTTCGAATGGTTGACAGGAGTAAACCACGG AAGAATCAGGGTCCTTGCCACGATTATTTCTACTCGCTGAAGAACGTTTCCTTTTGTGCGTTTCATCCTCGCGATCATCGCTACCTCGGCTTCATCACGAAGCATCCTACCTTGCAAAGGTTCGCTTGCCACGTGTTCATTGGGCAAGAATCTACCAGGCCCGTTGCCGAAGCTGTCGG GCGTGCTTTCCATCGGTTCTACACGAAGTTCATCGAGACTGCTTTCCCGGTAGAAGATATCTATATCGAATAG